A window of Lacibacter sediminis contains these coding sequences:
- a CDS encoding porin family protein gives MKALFISGALLLAGFAHAQHKSNVHFGIKGGLNITNLASSPDANYETKAGFHAGGLAHIHLSKSWALQPEIMYSGQGAQTNDAKVKLDYVNVPLQLQYMFDKGFRIQTGPQLGILAAANIKQGDSKTDVKESFKTAELGWTIGASYVGESGLGIDGRYNHGITRINENDGINLYNRGFQVGLFYVFKHKY, from the coding sequence ATGAAAGCATTATTCATTTCAGGAGCATTATTATTGGCAGGCTTTGCACATGCACAGCATAAGAGTAACGTACATTTTGGAATAAAAGGCGGGTTAAATATTACAAATCTTGCAAGTTCTCCTGATGCTAATTATGAGACGAAGGCAGGATTTCATGCAGGTGGTCTTGCACACATTCACTTGAGTAAATCATGGGCATTGCAGCCTGAAATAATGTACTCAGGTCAAGGTGCACAAACAAACGATGCGAAAGTTAAATTGGATTATGTGAATGTGCCTTTGCAACTGCAATATATGTTTGATAAAGGTTTCCGGATTCAAACCGGACCACAGTTGGGCATATTGGCTGCAGCAAATATTAAGCAGGGTGATTCAAAGACAGACGTAAAAGAATCGTTTAAAACCGCAGAATTAGGTTGGACCATTGGTGCAAGTTATGTTGGCGAATCAGGCCTTGGTATCGATGGCCGTTATAACCACGGCATCACCCGCATCAATGAAAACGACGGAATCAATTTATATAACAGAGGGTTCCAGGTGGGTTTATTTTATGTGTTCAAACACAAGTATTAA
- a CDS encoding DUF2459 domain-containing protein has translation MHLLKRFARLLLFVVQLLADLLVLYVCFVLIGCFWPRNKDEIKHSKGIPLLIHGDGFHTELYLPVEDSLQIINWMDWFDDSIMRSKHIDRKLISFAWADEDWMTEVAQDRSHRISTIAEIVAKPGNSSVMHIQWRDTVWPLKLPVTVKRFLSVEQYLQLISYIQSGFNIENGKPVIQSYLGFYGYDYMYRSTFKYGLFTTCNQWTSNALNACGIRTASFSPFGWGLFYQLKK, from the coding sequence ATGCATTTGCTGAAACGCTTTGCCCGGCTTCTCCTGTTTGTAGTGCAGCTACTGGCCGATCTGCTGGTGCTGTATGTTTGCTTTGTATTGATCGGTTGTTTCTGGCCGAGAAATAAAGATGAGATCAAACACAGCAAGGGCATTCCTTTACTGATTCACGGCGATGGGTTTCATACTGAATTGTATTTACCTGTGGAAGATTCATTGCAGATCATCAACTGGATGGATTGGTTTGATGATTCGATCATGCGCAGCAAACATATAGATCGAAAACTAATCAGTTTTGCCTGGGCCGATGAGGACTGGATGACTGAAGTTGCACAAGACAGATCACATCGTATATCAACGATTGCTGAAATAGTTGCGAAGCCCGGCAACAGCAGTGTGATGCACATCCAATGGCGGGATACAGTCTGGCCGCTGAAACTACCGGTTACGGTGAAGCGCTTTTTGTCTGTTGAGCAGTATCTGCAATTGATCAGTTATATCCAATCAGGATTTAACATTGAAAACGGGAAACCTGTTATACAATCGTACCTGGGGTTTTACGGTTACGATTATATGTACAGATCCACGTTCAAATACGGACTTTTTACCACCTGCAATCAATGGACGAGTAATGCACTCAATGCATGCGGCATACGCACTGCTTCGTTTTCACCATTTGGCTGGGGATTATTTTATCAACTAAAAAAATAA
- the pyrR gene encoding bifunctional pyr operon transcriptional regulator/uracil phosphoribosyltransferase PyrR — MKTILSNEQLQLTIQRLSHQLIENHHPFTDTVFVGLQPRGIYMADRIVQIIQDIYPDQKLQYGKLDITFYRDDVHKELHVANQTTINFNIENKNVILIDDVLYTGRTIRAAMDALVDFGRPAKVELLVLVDRRFNRQLPIQPDYTGKAIDSILSQKVTVDWEKPEVVLL, encoded by the coding sequence GTGAAGACCATCTTATCAAACGAACAGTTACAACTCACCATACAGCGTCTCAGTCACCAGTTGATCGAGAATCATCACCCGTTTACCGACACCGTATTTGTTGGTCTGCAGCCGAGAGGTATTTATATGGCCGATCGGATCGTACAGATCATTCAAGACATTTACCCCGATCAAAAACTGCAATACGGTAAGCTGGATATAACATTTTATCGTGATGATGTGCATAAGGAACTGCACGTGGCTAACCAAACCACCATCAACTTCAATATCGAAAATAAAAATGTGATCCTGATCGATGATGTGCTGTACACGGGTCGTACCATACGTGCAGCCATGGATGCCCTTGTCGATTTTGGCCGTCCCGCAAAAGTAGAACTCCTGGTGCTCGTCGATCGCCGTTTCAACCGCCAACTACCAATCCAACCCGATTACACCGGCAAAGCCATCGATTCCATTCTAAGCCAGAAAGTGACGGTGGATTGGGAAAAACCCGAAGTTGTACTCCTATAA